Proteins co-encoded in one Quercus robur chromosome 8, dhQueRobu3.1, whole genome shotgun sequence genomic window:
- the LOC126695040 gene encoding protein DETOXIFICATION 18-like codes for MLPNNSAAPSLEASDQHHSEEEEETNRGCCKNVLDVAEAKTQFLFSLPMILTNVFAYLITLISAMLAGHLGKLELAGATLANSWAGVTGLAVLIGLSGSLETLCGQGFGAKVYRLLGIYLQASCIISFLFSIIIAIIWFYTEPILILLHQETEIAKTAAHYIRFLIPGLFAYGFLQNIVRFLQTQSILWPLVIFTGLPLVIHTGIAYALVHWTSLSFVGAPLAASVSLWLSVLMLAMYVTCTKKVEHTWGGFSLESFQYILPSLKLALLSAAMVCLEYWAYEILVLLAGLLQNSETTTSLIAMCVNTEAISFMLSYGLSAAASTRVSNELGAGHPNRAKNAIGVSLKLSLLVGVTLVLAIAFGHNIWASFFTDSSEIIKEFASMTPLIAISIFIDSVQAVISGVARGYGWQHLAVYVNLATFYIIGLPIACGLGFKTNLQAKGLWIGLICGLSSQAVALFLIILRTKWAKLSLPEKDNRENPVLVN; via the exons ATGTTACCAAACAATAGTGCTGCACCCTCGTTAGAGGCTAGCGATCAGCATcacagtgaagaagaagaagaaacaaatagaGGGTGTTGTAAGAATGTGTTGGATGTGGCAGAGGCCAAGACccaatttttgttttccctaCCAATGATTCTCACCAATGTCTTCGCCTACTTAATAACCTTAATATCTGCCATGCTCGCCGGCCACCTTGGTAAGCTCGAGCTTGCCGGTGCAACTCTTGCAAACTCGTGGGCAGGTGTCACAGGCCTCGCTGTCTTG ATTGGGTTAAGTGGATCACTTGAGACACTTTGCGGGCAAGGATTTGGAGCAAAAGTATACAGACTGTTGGGGATTTATCTACAAGCTTCTTGTATCATATCCTTCCTCTTCTCTATCATCATAGCCATTATCTGGTTCTATACGGAACCTATACTAATCTTACTTCATCAAGAAACTGAGATTGCAAAGACGGCCGCTCACTATATAAGGTTTCTCATTCCTGGATTATTTGCATATGGATTCCTGCAAAACATCGTGAGGTTTCTTCAGACACAATCTATTTTGTGGCCCCTGGTCATATTCACAGGTCTACCATTGGTTATTCATACTGGTATTGCATATGCTTTAGTACACTGGACATCTCTCAGTTTTGTGGGAGCTCCGTTGGCTGCTTCAGTTTCATTATGGCTATCAGTCCTTATGTTGGCCATGTATGTGACTTGTACAAAGAAAGTTGAGCATACATGGGGGGGATTTTCATTGGAATCATTCCAATACATTCTTCCAAGCTTGAAACTGGCCCTTCTCTCTGCAGCAATGGTATG TTTGGAGTACTGGGCTTACGAGATTCTGGTTCTCTTAGCGGGATTGTTGCAAAACTCAGAAACAACCACTTCACTGATTGCTATGTG CGTGAATACAGAAGCTATCTCTTTCATGCTCTCATATGGTCTCAGTGCTGCTGCAAG CACAAGAGTGTCAAATGAGTTGGGAGCAGGCCATCCCAACCGGGCAAAGAATGCCATAGGTGTGAGTCTAAAGCTCTCTCTCCTTGTTGGGGTCACACTTGTTTTGGCTATTGCATTTGGTCACAATATATGGGCTAGTTTCTTCACTGATAGCTCTGAAATCATTAAGGAATTTGCTTCAATGACTCCTCTGATTGCAATTTCAATATTCATTGATTCAGTGCAAGCTGTCATTTCAG GGGTGGCCAGAGGATATGGTTGGCAGCACTTGGCTGTTTATGTTAACTTGGCGACCTTCTATATCATTGGTTTACCAATTGCATGCGGCCTTGGATTTAAGACGAATCTGCAAGCTAAG GGTTTGTGGATTGGCTTGATCTGTGGCCTCTCCAGCCAAGCTGTTGCCCTCTTTTTAATTATACTGCGAACCAAATGGGCTAAACTAAGCCTCCCCGAGAAAGATAATAGAGAAAACCCAGTTTTGGTTAATTGA